The Panicum hallii strain FIL2 chromosome 9, PHallii_v3.1, whole genome shotgun sequence genome has a window encoding:
- the LOC112877383 gene encoding pectinesterase-like, producing the protein MPPSDDGDPSRKRLVVGVLSALMLVAMVVGTVAFFLSEKAWDEEVSKRNMSKTMRSVELFCAPADYQGTCRETLEGALSHSPPSEHPHTAAAAAITAVERALEQGFNRSTVLDAVRQSNDTLVWEAMHDCRMLLASCRDNVERALSSIAWRGVEGPVQDLQAWLSAVITFQGSCVDMFPKGEVREEVKTTMEKAREISSNALAVIKQGAALASMIDLHAEDLNKTRGGRELEEEPTWVSGEDRKLLAAAAGKAGLTPNLTVAKDGSGDFKNISAALDAMPSNYTGRYFIYVKAGVYEEMVNITNCMANVTMYGDGSKKSIVTGSRNILDGTRMWRTATFAVDGDSFTAISLGIRNTAGVEKQQALALRVKGDKAIFFNCRIEGNQDTLFAQAYRQFYRSCVISGTVDFIMGDAAAVFQRCVILVRQPRKGQPAVVTAHARRDHQQTTGFVIQRSQIVADEQLASSSSKSAGSAATKVYLGRPWKEFARTVVMESDIEGFVHSDGYMPWEGKENLGTAFFGEFGNSGAGANFTGRKNMQGFHEMNKDRALQFTVGHFLHGAEWIPDSGTPVSLGLSGAGEGAGEETME; encoded by the exons ATGCCGCCGTCCGATGATGGCGACCCTTCGCGCAAGCGGCTCGTCGTCGGCGTCCTGTCGGCGCTCATGCTCGTCGCCATGGTCGTCGGGACGGTCGCCTTCTTCCTGAGCGAGAAGGCCTGGGACGAGGAGGTGAGCAAGCGCAACATGAGCAAGACGATGCGCAGCGTGGAGCTCTTCTGCGCGCCGGCGGACTACCAGGGCACGTGCCGCGAGACCCTGGAGGGCGCGCTGTCGCACTCGCCCCCCTCCGAGcacccgcacaccgccgccgccgccgccatcaccgccgTCGAGCGGGCGCTGGAGCAGGGCTTCAACCGCTCCACCGTGCTGGACGCCGTACGCCAGAGCAACGACACCCTGGTGTGGGAAGCCATGCACGACTGCCGGATGCTTCTGGCGAGCTGCCGCGACAACGTCGAGCGCGCGCTCTCCAGCATCGCGTGGCGCGGCGTCGAGGGCCCCGTGCAGGACCTCCAGGCCTGGCTCAGCGCGGTCATCACGTTCCAGGGATCCTGCGTCGACATGTTCCCCAAGGGGGAGGTCCGCGAAGAGGTCAAGACCACCATGGAGAAGGCGCGGGAGATATCCAGCAACGCCCTCGCCGTCATCAAGCAGGGCGCGGCCCTCGCCTCCATGATCGACCTCCACGCCGAGGACCTCAACAAGACCAGGGGCGGCCGCGAGCTCGAGGAGGAGCCTACGTGGGTGTCTGGGGAGGACCGGaagctgctcgccgccgccgccggcaaggCCGGGCTCACGCCCAACCTGACGGTGGCCAAGGACGGCAGCGGCGACTTCAAAAACATCTCCGCCGCGCTGGACGCCATGCCCAGCAACTACACCGGGAGGTACTTCATTTACGTCAAGGCAGGCGTGTACGAGGAGATGGTAAACATCACCAATTGTATGGCCAACGTCACCATGTACGGCGACGGCTCCAAGAAGTCCATCGTCACGGGCAGCAGGAACATCCTCGACGGCACCAGGATGTGGAGAACGGCCACTTTTG CGGTGGACGGCGACAGCTTCACGGCGATCAGCCTGGGCATTCGGAACACGGCGGGGGTGGAGAAGCAGCAGGCCCTGGCGCTGCGCGTCAAGGGCGACAAGGCCATCTTCTTCAACTGCCGGATCGAGGGCAACCAGGACACGCTCTTCGCGCAGGCCTACCGCCAGTTCTACCGCAGCTGCGTCATCTCCGGCACCGTCGACTTCATAATGGGCGACGCCGCGGCCGTCTTCCAGCGCTGCGTCATACTCGTGCGGCAGCCGCGGAAGGGCCAGCCCGCAGTGGTcaccgcgcacgcgcgcagGGACCACCAGCAGACCACCGGCTTCGTCATCCAACGGAGCCAGATCGTCGCCGACGAGCAGctcgccagcagcagcagcaagtcGGCCGGGTCGGCGGCGACCAAGGTGTACCTGGGCCGGCCGTGGAAGGAGTTCGCGCGGACGGTGGTGATGGAGTCCGATATCGAGGGGTTCGTGCACAGCGATGGGTACATGCCCTGGGAGGGCAAGGAGAACCTCGGCACGGCCTTCTTCGGCGAATTCGGCaactccggcgccggcgccaacTTCACCGGGCGGAAGAACATGCAGGGGTTCCACGAGATGAACAAGGACAGGGCGCTGCAGTTCACGGTGGGGCACTTCTTGCACGGCGCGGAGTGGATACCGGACAGCGGCACGCCGGTCAGTTTAGGGTTGTCCGGCGCCGGAGAAGGCGCCGGAGAAGAGACGATGGAGTAA
- the LOC112877436 gene encoding anthranilate O-methyltransferase 2-like, translating to MSMKVEKDLHMATGDGANSYAANSRLPKKALLKTKPVLQKAIEDLYCKSLSGRGTMVVADLGCSSGPNTLLVVEEVMSTLRDCAREETKAADDRRRAMQVQFFLNDLPGNDFNLVFRSLQQLQDYLGAEEEDEAVALPCYVAGLPGSFYMRLFPCQSVHLFHSSYSLMWRSKVPEELSNETYLNEANIYIGKTTPPAVVKLFQEQFLKDFRLFLTLRYKELVGGGRMVLTFLGRKTEEMLMHGEVGSMLELLAKALQSLVQKGLVEKEKLNSFNLPYYAPSVDEVKALIDKENLFGIEHIGLFESNWDPLDDSDSDVVLDCASSSRNVADKSIRAVMEPLIIEHFGEAILDELFMVFASMVAGYLEIRKAKYPVIVVSLKKAMH from the exons ATGTCCATGAAGGTGGAGAAGGACCTTCACATGGCCACAGGCGACGGGGCGAACAGCTACGCTGCCAATTCCAGGCTCCCG AAGAAGGCACTACTCAAGACCAAGCCGGTGCTTCAGAAGGCCATAGAAGACCTCTACTGCAAGTCGCTCTCCGGCCGGGGCACGATGGTTGTCGCCGACCTCGGCTGCTCGTCGGGGCCGAACACGCTGCTCGTCGTCGAAGAGGTGATGAGCACGCTCCGGGATTGCGCCCGCGAGGAGACGAAGGCGGCAGACGACCGGCGGCGTGCCATGCAAGTGCAGTTCTTCCTGAACGATCTGCCCGGCAACGACTTCAACCTCGTCTTCCGGTCGCTGCAGCAGCTGCAGGACTACTtgggcgcggaggaggaagacgaggcgGTGGCGCTGCCTTGCTACGTTGCCGGGCTCCCGGGTTCCTTCTACATGAGGCTTTTCCCGTGCCAAAGCGTCCATCTCTTCCACTCGTCCTACAGCCTCATGTGGCGCTCCAAG GTGCCTGAGGAACTCTCAAATGAAACTTATCTGAATGAAGCAAACATTTACATTGGGAAGACTACTCCACCGGCTGTGGTAAAGTTGTTCCAGGAACAATTTCTGAAGGACTTCAGGTTGTTCCTCACATTGCGGTACAAGGAACTTGTTGGTGGTGGCCGTATGGTGCTGACATTTCTAGGCCGAAAGACTGAAGAGATGTTGATGCACGGTGAAGTGGGCAGCATGTTGGAATTGCTTGCCAAAGCTCTCCAGTCTTTGGTCCAAAAG GGTCTGGTGGAAAAGGAGAAGCTGAACTCCTTTAACCTTCCATACTATGCACCATCAGTGGATGAAGTAAAGGCGTTGATTGATAAGGAGAACCTCTTTGGCATCGAACACATCGGACTCTTTGAGTCCAACTGGGATCCACTTGACGACTCGGACAgtgatgtggtgctggattGTGCCAGCAGTAGCAGAAATGTCGCCGATAAAAGCATAAGGGCAGTGATGGAGCCTCTGATCATCGAACACTTCGGTGAGGCCATACTTGACGAACTGTTCATGGTGTTTGCCTCCATGGTTGCAGGATACCTCGAGATAAGGAAGGCCAAGTACCCTGTCATTGTTGTCTCCttgaagaaggccatgcattgA
- the LOC112877051 gene encoding F-box only protein 13-like gives MSTQTKRVSPVTYRRAARTVAATSPPPPTNNSPKRSRSARRQMELIAMEAPSSPNGRKRKSSPASSGLGDLHDDMLERVLARLPPASYFRLRAVCRRWRAAAASPTFLDACARVPSREPWFLMLSESDGHRPAVAFDAAERGWNHCRAAPGSVPVAASRGLVLYRAPATGALTVANPLTGASRALPSPPRQGGQHQLQAIAMYGGAPYRVALFTGELPDLSMTVFDSSSDSWEGPVPLAHRSEEDSCPDAPGQGGDDTVYFLSKSGDVVATNMQRSASKQYSSVVVPSRAGGTDAVAYFLSHSGTVVACDTARRTFCELPRILPVYFEYSIDVVACGGAAYAVVLSEYLDTASLRVWEFSGGAWRQVAAMPPAMSHGFHGKRADINCVGHGDRLVVCVSSGEAVNGGCFMCDVGSNRWEELPRYVNGDGEASEFLAAFSFEPRVEIAV, from the exons ATGTCAACGCAGACAAAAAGA GTTTCCCCGGTCACATATCGAAGGGCAGCAAGAACAGTCGCCGccacctctcctcctcctccaaccAACAACTCCCCCAAG AGATCTCGTAGCGCGCGCCGCCAGATGGAGCTCATCGCGATGGAGGCGCCGTCGTCGCCCAACGGTAGGAAGCGCAAGTCGTCCCCGGCCTCCTCCGGCCTGGGGGACCTCCACGACGACATGCTCGAGCGCGTCCTCGCGCGCCTCCCGCCGGCGAGCTACTTCCGCCTCCGCGCTGTCTGCCGCCGGtggcgcgcggccgcggcgtcCCCGACGTTCCTCGACGCCTGCGCCCGCGTGCCCTCCCGGGAGCCGTGGTTCCTCATGCTCTCCGAGTCCGACGGTCACCGCCCGGCCGTCGCCTTCGACGCCGCCGAGCGCGGCTGGAACcactgccgcgccgcgccggggTCCGTGCCCGTGGCCGCGTCGCGCGGCCTCGTCCTCTACCGCGCGCCGGCCACGGGGGCGCTCACCGTCGCCAACCCGCTCACGGGCGCGTCGCGCGcgctcccctcgccgccgcggcaggGCGGGCAGCACCAGCTGCAGGCGATTGCCATGTACGGCGGCGCCCCCTACCGCGTCGCCCTCTTCACGGGAGAGCTCCCGGACCTGTCCATGACGGTGTTCGACTCGTCCAGCGACTCGTGGGAGGGCCCCGTGCCGCTCGCCCACAGGTCCGAGGAGGACTCGTGCCCCGACGCGCCGGGGCAGGGCGGCGACGACACGGTCTACTTCCTGAGCAAGTCCGGCGACGTGGTGGCCACCAACATGCAGCGCAGCGCGTCGAAGCAGTACTCCTCGGTGGTCGTGCCCTCTCGCGCGGGCGGCACCGACGCCGTGGCCTACTTCCTCAGCCACTCGGGCACCGTCGTCGCCTGCGACACGGCGCGCCGCACGTTCTGTGAGCTGCCCCGCATCCTCCCCGTCTACTTCGAGTACTCCATCGACGTCGTGGCGTGCGGCGGCGCCGCCTACGCCGTCGTGCTCTCGGAGTACCTGGACACCGCGAGCCTGCGGGTGTGGGAGTTCTCCGGGGGCGCGTGGCGGCAGGTGGCCGCCATGCCGCCCGCCATGTCGCACGGGTTCCACGGCAAGCGGGCCGACATCAACTGCGTCGGGCACGGGGACCGCCTCGTGGTGTGCGTGAGCTCCGGCGAGGCGGTCAACGGCGGCTGCTTCATGTGCGACGTGGGCAGCAACCGGTGGGAGGAGCTGCCCAGGTACGTCAACGGCGACGGGGAGGCCAGCGAGTTCCTGGCCGCCTTCTCCTTCGAGCCCAGAGTGGAGATCGCCGTCTAA